One window from the genome of Crassostrea angulata isolate pt1a10 chromosome 2, ASM2561291v2, whole genome shotgun sequence encodes:
- the LOC128170942 gene encoding transmembrane emp24 domain-containing protein 7-like isoform X1 translates to MERLLAACSLIFVLISVVFGTELTFELPDSEKQCFFEQIEKGVQSTIEFQVITGGQYDVDMELSAPNGQTLYKDVKKQYDSFTWTPDQTGVYKFCFSNEFSTFSHKVVYFDFQVGEEKPLFDQENKQATAMTMMESATEDIHSSLNDVIDSQTHFKLREATGRIFAEDLHARVNYWSIGETLIILMIGLGQVFILRSFFTDKKTSGMPIHS, encoded by the exons ATGGAACGTCTCCTCGCCGCGTGCTCTTTGATTTTTGTTCTCATTTCCGTAGTTTTCGGAACAGAACTAACATTCGAGCTCCCTGATAGCGAAAAGCAATGTTTCTTTGAGCAAATCGAGAAAGGAGTTCAATCCACGATAGAATTTCAG GTGATCACGGGGGGTCAGTATGATGTTGATATGGAGCTGTCGGCGCCGAACGGACAGACGCTGTACAAGGATGTCAAGAAGCAATACGACAGCTTTACCTGGACCCCGGACCAGACCGGCGTCTACAAGTTCTGCTTCAGCAACGAGTTCTCCACCTTCTCACACAAAGTGGTCTACTTCGACTTCCAGGTCGGCGAGGAGAAGCCGCTGTTTGATCAGGAAAACAAGCAGGCCACCGCCATGACGATG ATGGAATCGGCCACAGAAGACATCCACTCTTCTCTCAATGACGTCATAGACTCCCAGACTCACTTCAAGCTGCGCGAGGCGACCGGAAGGATCTTCGCCGAGGACCTCCACGCACGCGTGAACTACTGGTCGATTGGCGAGACTTTGATTATCCTGATGATCGGGCTCGGCCAGGTGTTTATTTTAAGGAGTTTCTTCACAGACAAGAAGACGAGTGGGATGCCAATACACTCTTAG
- the LOC128170942 gene encoding transmembrane emp24 domain-containing protein 7-like isoform X2, with amino-acid sequence MERLLAACSLIFVLISVVFGTELTFELPDSEKQCFFEQIEKGVQSTIEFQVITGGQYDVDMELSAPNGQTLYKDVKKQYDSFTWTPDQTGVYKFCFSNEFSTFSHKVVYFDFQVGEEKPLFDQENKQATAMTMMENSAVNIHEDLKSVLDYQTHHKLREAQGRSFAEDLNDRVFYWSLGQSIIILMIGVGQVLILRSFFTDKRGSKP; translated from the exons ATGGAACGTCTCCTCGCCGCGTGCTCTTTGATTTTTGTTCTCATTTCCGTAGTTTTCGGAACAGAACTAACATTCGAGCTCCCTGATAGCGAAAAGCAATGTTTCTTTGAGCAAATCGAGAAAGGAGTTCAATCCACGATAGAATTTCAG GTGATCACGGGGGGTCAGTATGATGTTGATATGGAGCTGTCGGCGCCGAACGGACAGACGCTGTACAAGGATGTCAAGAAGCAATACGACAGCTTTACCTGGACCCCGGACCAGACCGGCGTCTACAAGTTCTGCTTCAGCAACGAGTTCTCCACCTTCTCACACAAAGTGGTCTACTTCGACTTCCAGGTCGGCGAGGAGAAGCCGCTGTTTGATCAGGAAAACAAGCAGGCCACCGCCATGACGATG ATGGAAAACTCGGCTGTAAACATTCACGAAGACTTGAAGTCAGTTCTCGATTATCAGACCCACCATAAACTCCGCGAGGCCCAGGGCCGAAGCTTCGCCGAGGATCTGAACGACCGCGTGTTCTATTGGTCGCTGGGCCAGTCCATTATAATTCTGATGATAGGGGTCGGACAGGTTTTAATTCTCCGGAGTTTCTTCACGGACAAACGAGGATCGAAACCATAA